One genomic window of Lytechinus variegatus isolate NC3 chromosome 1, Lvar_3.0, whole genome shotgun sequence includes the following:
- the LOC121406510 gene encoding serine/threonine-protein kinase Nek1-like produces MEKYMIIDTFAKGPQGITLLVKHRANGKTFILKKIECNDNPEANRALREVMRFTKLRHRHIAIPRDAFVHWDSTEAAVYLCIASDYFVTGDLDSFVKEKSRNGQSMCESDMQRWMGQMLHAIIYLHDSGIAHTNLKPSNVYLTPQMDLRIGDIGIRTVIEDLHRFRSRTRSAVWSLYWSPPEVFEGPHGSKTDVWSLGCMLFEMAAMMHQSVLKSREVLLQLRVGDRVEFLDSLKQIGRGYEKSCHICDCLVHMFSADHESRPSARDVLKMHYPRLCINMVTNKGTETPKR; encoded by the exons ATGGAGAAATACATG ATAATTGATACCTTTGCCAAAGGCCCCCAAGGAATCACGCTCTTGGTGAAACATCGGGCAAATGGAAAGACATTTATTCTGAAAAAGATCGAATGTAACGATAACCCGGAAGCTAATCGCGCCCTCCGAGAGGTCATGCGATTCACTAAACTCCGTCACAGACACATTGCCATTCCCCGAGATGCCTTTGTTCACTGGGACTCCACCGAAGCAGCAGTATACCTGTGTATCGCATCCGACTACTTTGTTACTGGTGACCTTGATAGCTTCGTCAAGGAAAAGTCAAGGAATGGTCAATCGATGTGCGAATCGGACATGCAACGTTGGATGGGCCAAATGCTCCATGCCATAATCTATCTGCATGATAGCGGAATAGCCCACACCAATCTGAAGCCTAGCAACGTGTACCTGACTCCTCAGATGGACCTGCGGATTGGCGATATTGGAATCAGGACTGTCATAGAGGACTTACATCGGTTTCGTTCCAGGACCAGATCGGCGGTCTGGTCCCTCTACTGGTCTCCACCAGAGGTCTTCGAGGGTCCTCACGGATCAAAAACAGATGTCTGGTCCTTGGGCTGCATGCTGTTCGAGATGGCGGCAATGATGCACCAGAGTGTCCTCAAATCTCGGGAAGTCCTTCTGCAGCTGCGCGTGGGAGACAGGGTTGAATTCTTGGATTCCCTGAAACAGATTGGCCGGGGGTATGAGAAGTCCTGCCACATCTGTGATTGCTTAGTCCACATGTTTTCAGCTGATCACGAATCAAGACCATCGGCAAGAGATGTTCTAAAGATGCACTACCCTCGGCTCTGCATAAACATGGTTACCAATAAAGGCACGGAAACCCCAAAGAGATAG